From one Effusibacillus pohliae DSM 22757 genomic stretch:
- the trmB gene encoding tRNA (guanosine(46)-N7)-methyltransferase TrmB, translated as MRLRGKQKKRARFFRMQDEFVQEPQRYKGKWNEAYFRRTAPLHVELGTGRGQFISTLAFLNPDINYIGIEKFPEVIIRAHDKKVERNVSNLALVCFDVTDILEIFGEREVDRIYLNFSDPWPKKKHADRRLTSKPFLEKYRYILQPDGEIHFKTDNQKLFEFSLNTFCEAGWRLRNITFDLHNSGFEGNVMTEYEAKYAAQGLPIYRLEAFLDKR; from the coding sequence ATGAGATTGCGCGGCAAGCAAAAAAAGCGGGCCCGCTTCTTTCGGATGCAGGATGAATTTGTGCAAGAACCTCAGCGGTACAAGGGGAAATGGAACGAGGCGTACTTCCGGCGAACGGCTCCGCTGCATGTGGAACTGGGAACGGGGCGTGGGCAATTTATCTCGACCCTTGCGTTTCTGAATCCGGACATCAACTACATCGGGATTGAAAAATTCCCGGAAGTAATCATCCGGGCGCACGACAAGAAAGTGGAGCGGAATGTATCGAATCTGGCACTTGTCTGTTTTGATGTGACCGATATTCTGGAGATTTTCGGGGAGCGGGAAGTGGATCGCATTTACCTGAATTTCAGCGATCCGTGGCCGAAGAAAAAACATGCGGATCGCAGACTGACGTCCAAGCCGTTTCTCGAAAAATACCGGTACATTTTGCAGCCGGACGGAGAGATTCATTTCAAGACAGACAACCAAAAACTGTTTGAGTTCTCCCTGAATACATTTTGTGAAGCGGGCTGGCGGCTTCGCAACATTACGTTTGACCTGCACAACAGCGGGTTCGAAGGAAATGTGATGACCGAATATGAAGCGAAATACGCCGCACAAGGGCTCCCGATTTACCGGTTGGAAGCCTTTTTAGACAAGCGGTAG
- a CDS encoding response regulator, with translation MRLRFFLIEDDPVTRKMLERIIAESGLGEVVGQAQDGLHVSIDHLYHVDVVLIDLLMPGRDGIETIKTLREEGFEGRFIMISQVENKEMVGEAYLQGVDTFIHKPVNRLEVLAVLRRVADHLSLASSLNSIRQSLRMLDEKAQEPPQMEPSPPLERKVRHLLLQLGIAGEAGAPDLLLIMRWLSQEEQNGRPLRDLPQLKELYLSVLRMSQTQNEQELQKEARAMEQRIRRTVLQAFSHLASIGLTDYANPIFEHFAPRLFDFQEVRLRMQEIENGEKNTRCRINVRKFLAAFYMEVKQQ, from the coding sequence ATGCGGTTGCGCTTTTTTCTGATCGAAGACGATCCGGTTACGCGCAAAATGTTGGAGCGGATCATCGCGGAAAGCGGGCTCGGGGAAGTCGTCGGGCAAGCCCAGGATGGCCTGCACGTGTCGATTGATCATCTTTACCATGTGGATGTGGTGCTGATCGACCTGCTGATGCCGGGGCGTGACGGGATCGAAACAATCAAGACGCTGCGGGAGGAGGGATTCGAGGGAAGGTTTATCATGATATCCCAAGTGGAAAACAAGGAGATGGTGGGGGAAGCGTATTTGCAGGGGGTGGACACATTCATTCACAAGCCGGTGAACCGCCTCGAAGTGCTTGCCGTCTTGCGTAGGGTGGCAGACCATTTGTCCCTGGCGAGTTCGCTCAACTCCATCCGCCAGTCGCTGCGGATGTTGGATGAAAAAGCACAGGAGCCCCCTCAGATGGAGCCCTCTCCCCCCTTGGAAAGAAAAGTGCGCCATCTTTTGCTGCAATTGGGGATCGCGGGAGAAGCGGGGGCACCCGATTTGCTGCTTATCATGCGATGGTTGTCGCAAGAAGAACAAAACGGCCGTCCGTTACGCGACCTTCCGCAGTTAAAAGAGTTATACCTGTCCGTCCTGCGCATGTCCCAAACACAAAACGAACAGGAGTTGCAAAAAGAGGCCCGCGCCATGGAGCAGCGTATTCGCCGCACGGTCCTGCAGGCGTTCTCCCATTTGGCTTCGATCGGTTTGACCGATTATGCCAATCCGATCTTTGAACATTTTGCCCCGCGCCTGTTTGATTTTCAGGAAGTCCGCCTGCGCATGCAGGAAATTGAAAACGGCGAAAAAAACACCCGCTGCCGAATCAATGTGCGTAAATTTCTGGCCGCTTTTTATATGGAAGTGAAGCAACAATAA
- a CDS encoding sensor histidine kinase, whose product MGYRVSILIGILLATAFLGEMKVNPFGDSFRFSLGITAFFFGMVWFRSVPVLLTGFFIGISIVWFRVALDLLTEDLHWEKSFLIHFPSTFYYFCFAVIIHATNLRASTEKPFRMGVIGTVADLTSNFVELAVRMAVGETYPFTWRTFFILLLFGCLRSFFVVGLYNIFTIRQVRALGEARQQELERLMLINSNLYEEALYLTKSMSHLEEITRKSYQLYRQLIDSNSKGALSALALQIAQNVHEVKKDSQRILAGLSKIIHQEELVPRLKIRDLCGSVIRANKQYAEMIGKQIAFYQECEINLFTNQVYALLSVLNNLVANAVEAIPVSGRIELRCFLEREELVFHVLDTGPGIASEDREWIFQPGYTTKYDLSGNPSTGIGLSHALEIVRSLNGTMTLCDHPEGITCFEVRIPTTQLIRQEVQ is encoded by the coding sequence ATGGGATACCGTGTCTCAATCCTGATCGGCATTCTGCTGGCGACCGCTTTTTTGGGCGAAATGAAAGTGAATCCGTTCGGCGATTCATTTCGCTTTTCGCTCGGTATCACCGCCTTTTTCTTCGGGATGGTCTGGTTTCGTTCCGTCCCGGTCCTTTTGACCGGATTTTTTATCGGCATTTCGATCGTCTGGTTCCGTGTCGCGCTCGATCTTTTGACAGAAGATTTGCACTGGGAAAAAAGTTTTCTTATCCACTTTCCGTCCACTTTCTATTATTTTTGTTTTGCTGTTATCATTCACGCGACCAACCTTCGGGCGTCAACCGAAAAACCGTTTCGGATGGGAGTGATCGGAACTGTCGCAGATCTGACTTCCAACTTTGTGGAACTCGCTGTCCGGATGGCAGTGGGAGAAACCTATCCTTTTACATGGCGGACATTTTTCATTCTGCTGTTGTTTGGCTGTTTGCGCAGTTTCTTTGTCGTCGGCCTGTACAATATTTTCACCATCCGCCAGGTGCGTGCCCTTGGCGAAGCCCGGCAACAGGAATTGGAACGGCTGATGCTGATCAACTCGAATCTGTATGAGGAAGCGCTCTACCTCACCAAATCGATGAGCCATCTGGAAGAAATCACTCGCAAAAGTTACCAATTGTACAGACAACTGATCGACTCTAACAGCAAAGGGGCGCTCTCCGCCCTCGCCCTGCAAATTGCCCAGAACGTGCATGAGGTGAAGAAAGATTCGCAACGGATCCTTGCGGGCTTATCGAAAATCATCCACCAGGAGGAACTCGTTCCTCGATTGAAGATTCGTGATTTGTGCGGATCGGTCATACGAGCCAACAAGCAATACGCCGAGATGATAGGAAAACAGATTGCATTTTATCAGGAGTGCGAGATCAATCTGTTCACCAATCAGGTGTATGCGTTGCTCTCCGTGCTGAACAATCTCGTCGCCAATGCGGTGGAGGCGATCCCGGTCAGCGGGCGAATTGAATTGAGATGCTTTCTCGAACGGGAGGAACTTGTCTTTCACGTGCTGGATACAGGCCCAGGCATCGCTTCCGAAGACCGGGAATGGATTTTTCAGCCCGGATACACAACGAAATACGATCTGTCGGGGAATCCGTCCACCGGCATCGGTTTGTCGCATGCTTTGGAAATTGTTCGTTCCTTGAACGGAACGATGACCTTATGTGATCACCCGGAAGGCATCACCTGTTTTGAAGTGCGTATCCCAACCACGCAATTGATCAGGCAGGAGGTTCAATAA
- a CDS encoding amino acid ABC transporter permease, with protein MDFAGAYSADHIKFLFEGFGVTLQVALISIVLSFAIAIMIGILRYAKIPVVSQLLGVWVEGIRNLPLLLILFVTHFGLPDVGLKLDKLPSAIVGLVVFESAMISEIVRSGLHSIEKGQIEAARSSGLTYLQTMWHIILPQALRRMVPPIVSQFISLLKDTSLAVIIGLPELMNHAQIINGHNFNYVIPIYLMVALMYFTVNYGLSLIARRLEIRRI; from the coding sequence ATGGACTTTGCGGGCGCTTATTCGGCAGATCACATCAAGTTCTTGTTTGAAGGATTCGGTGTCACTCTCCAGGTCGCTCTGATTTCGATCGTGCTCAGTTTTGCCATCGCGATCATGATCGGCATCCTCCGTTATGCGAAAATCCCGGTTGTTTCACAACTTCTGGGCGTTTGGGTGGAAGGGATCCGCAACCTGCCGCTCCTGCTGATCCTTTTTGTCACCCACTTCGGGCTGCCGGACGTCGGACTGAAGCTCGACAAACTGCCATCGGCGATCGTCGGATTGGTCGTTTTTGAATCGGCCATGATCTCGGAGATCGTGCGCAGCGGACTGCATTCGATCGAAAAAGGGCAAATCGAAGCGGCCCGATCATCCGGCCTGACATATCTTCAAACCATGTGGCACATCATCCTGCCGCAGGCATTGAGACGGATGGTCCCGCCGATCGTCAGCCAATTTATCTCCTTGCTGAAAGACACGTCTCTGGCTGTGATCATCGGATTGCCTGAGTTGATGAACCATGCGCAGATTATCAACGGGCACAATTTTAATTATGTGATTCCGATCTATCTGATGGTCGCCTTGATGTACTTTACCGTCAATTACGGTTTGTCGCTGATCGCCCGGCGGTTGGAAATCAGACGCATCTAG
- a CDS encoding amino acid ABC transporter permease, with product MLRFSILVEHWHEYLQGFANTVEASLIALVGSFVLGTIIAVFRIAPVRPLNWLGTAYVEFIRNIPLLLIAFLFYIALPTAGIKLDGFVAGTWALTVYTAAFIAEAIRAGILSIPKGQTEAARSSGLTYLQTMWYIILPQAIKIVIPPIGNQFVNLVKNSSILGVIAGLDIMYYADLISSDTFVTFDVYVFVAMFYLVLTVPLSWGVRYLERRLAGTARG from the coding sequence ATGCTTCGTTTTTCGATACTTGTTGAACACTGGCATGAATATCTGCAAGGCTTTGCCAATACGGTGGAAGCCAGTCTGATTGCTTTGGTCGGCAGCTTTGTTCTGGGCACCATTATTGCCGTATTCCGCATCGCACCCGTTCGCCCTCTGAATTGGCTGGGCACCGCTTATGTGGAATTCATCCGGAACATTCCGTTGTTGCTGATCGCCTTCCTGTTCTATATCGCCCTGCCGACAGCGGGAATCAAGCTGGATGGGTTCGTCGCCGGCACTTGGGCGCTCACCGTGTATACGGCCGCTTTTATCGCGGAGGCGATCCGGGCCGGGATTCTCTCGATACCGAAAGGGCAAACCGAAGCGGCCCGATCATCCGGGCTGACGTATCTGCAAACGATGTGGTACATCATTTTGCCGCAAGCAATCAAAATTGTGATTCCCCCGATCGGCAACCAGTTTGTCAATCTCGTAAAGAACTCGTCCATACTCGGGGTGATCGCCGGATTGGATATCATGTATTATGCAGACCTGATCTCGTCCGATACATTTGTGACATTTGACGTCTATGTGTTCGTTGCGATGTTCTATCTCGTGCTGACCGTACCGCTCAGTTGGGGTGTCCGCTATTTGGAGCGCCGACTGGCCGGAACCGCTAGGGGGTGA